DNA from Rhinoderma darwinii isolate aRhiDar2 chromosome 6, aRhiDar2.hap1, whole genome shotgun sequence:
TAGTTAAATGGATTGTTTTATTAAGTTAACCCTTCTCTGAAGGCAGTCATCCGGCGATCACCTGATCACTAAAGATCTCACTCCTGGAACATATGGACAGTAGTGgttttgatgagacaacccctttataatgTTCAGGAAGACAGAGCAGTAAGATACTAAATGTGCAGCTAATGTTCGTCTATGGGGTTATGTACGCTGCCGTGTATTTAGCTTGTGGTGTTTCTATGTACAATCTGTGTAAAACAAATCTCAGCATCATCCATCAGATGCCATAAGCCAGACAAGTTTTGCTCATAAATGTCAATGGAGgccaaaaaaattgtggtgatttCTGAGGGAGCGCCATATTTTATACCTGAAAGTGCTTGTACTGCTTTTTTCTATCAGACGGCATAAATCAGAATCATTATAGAACCAGTGCGGCGAGCGATACCGAGATCAATTTGTCTGTTTTGCTCATCTGTATAGAACGCTGTATtagtacattattattattattattaatatttgtcTGTGGTCCTGAGATTCCATATTATCTATTAGAATTTCTTGAATAATGAGATGTTAATTATAAGGGggaattcacacgctgcagatttagtgcaaaaatttgtgcAACTTTTCCATTCATCTGACtgggacttgcagaaatccatatgcTTGCTGATGAAGATGAATGGAACTTATTGCCAGTCACAGAAATCTATGcaataaatctgccgcatgtgaatataccctaatagtaATATAAAGTGATTACATATTATGTCCCTTTTCTGTTTCTATTACCAGAGTTTACAGTCTCAAAATCCGTGAACATGGCGTCTCGCCATGAGAACGTGGACGTGGAGAAAGGCCTTTTGGCTCCTCCATGTGAAATGGATAAAGATGATGGCGAAAGCCCCAGAGCAGAGAACGTGCATGACCGTACTGGAATCTCCTACACACGATCCATCGTTATTGTAGGGATTCTGTTCTATATAAATCTGCTATCCTACATGGATCGGCTCAGTGTCACTGGTAGGTGTGGGGTACTTCATTTTATTTCTGGGGTTTATCAGTACTGTAGCTGTGGAGGCACTTATAGCGAACCTCCACTTTCAGTAGAAAAACGGTTAAAGTGCAGGAGAGTATAAACGTTTTTCTAAATCACGATCGtgaagtgaggaggaacggggtcGGGATGCCCGTTCTatagataggtgggggtcccagtggtggggcccccagcgatcacacatttatcacctatactgtggataggtgataaatgtcaaaagtgggaaaacccctttaactcctataAACTCAATGGACCTCATCATTACAGTCTATGGGGAAGACGTTGTCACACATccatatatcctgtggatgtgccataaacaTATATGATGGAAATACATGCATTGCTTCTAGTGACATCTCTCTTTTTATCTGACAGGGGCGctgccatatttagaaaaatcatttAATCTGAAAGACAGTGGATCTGGTTTGCTGCAAGCAGGTAAATATTAATATAAAATCTTGTTCTGTAAGTCACCTGGAATCCGCCATTTTGGGAACTAAATCAATATTCTAGAGAAGGTGACGAATCTATTCACTGGAATCTCATGATCTGACTGACACAAGGTTGTGATGTCATCAGGTTCTAGTGAAGAAATAAGACAGTCGGTTGCACTACATAAGGCTGGGTACACACGTCGCGGTCAAAATGTGTTTTATTGGCGTAAATCGCCACAAAACAGCAcgattttgcagtgtttttgtgACATGACCGCGACATGAAAACCTAGGATAATGGTGTTCTGCTGTGACTGGGCTGACAAATCCATAATAAGGCCATAATAACATCCATCAGCAGCATTTACCTGCTTGTTGATGGGTTCCAGTGATAACCCAAAATAAGACATTAAGATGTACTATATCGTTTTTACTATATACACAGAgttacaaaaagttttatcaAACTGCAAAAGTAATTGAAAGGTAAAGCTTTACATTAATGAATGAgagtgggaattaaaaaaaagtggggaATGTggttaaaatgcaggatttaaTAGTTTGTCCATATATAAATGTCTGTTGTATCTTCCTTTCACCTCTTCTCTCCCCCTTCCCTTTCAGTCTTCCTCTGCAGCTTCATGTTGGTGGCTCCAGTATTTGGATATTTGGGTGATCACTGGAATAGAAAATATCTGCTCTGTATTGGGATCACCCTCTGGTCAGCCTCCATCCTTGGCAGCTCATTTATTCCTGATAAGGTAACATCCTAtgtttattattaaaggggttttctgggacatTCCCATTGATAACCTATCTTTCTTCCATTCTCAATCTGTGGGGCTCTGACCTCCGGACCCCCAACAAGCGACCCAATggagtttttatttatttccttcattgtctATCCTaacaataggccatcaatattaaagtcccAATGGTAAAGCTTTACTAAAGATGTTattaattatgattttttttccttttccccaGTATTTCTGGCTGTTCCTGCTAATGCGAGGACTGGTTGGGATTGGCGCGGCAAGTTACTCCACCATTGCCCCCTCCATCATCGCCGACCTATTTGTAGCAGACCAGCGAAGCCGCATGTTGTCCATCTTTTGGACTGCTATCCCCGTAGGCTGGTGAGTGTAGAAGTTTATACTGTTTATATCTATGTCTATAGTTATATTTGTGCAGAGATTATGCCCTTTCTTAACTATAAATCTTCTTCATTTTTGCCTATTAAGTGGCCTTGGATACATCATGGGGGCCAAAGTGACAAGCGCTCTTGGTGGTGACTGGCACTGGGCACTGCGGGTAAGTGAGAGGATTGCAGGATTCCTGCAGGcaaactattatttattattttttgttattggAATTGCTCCCATTATCTTCTGGAACCATAAACAATAAGTAGGGACTTGGGAAAGTTGAGTATCAGTCCGGAGGCTATAGATAGTCATTTATGTTATTAGTCATCTCTATGTTTTGCCCCTCTGGCTTCAGTCACTTCATATTTGTAATACcgctacatatatatattgtCTCCTCCTTCTTCTGGACAGATCATTCCAGGTCTGGGGATTATAGCCGTCCTGCTTCTTATCTTCTTTATGAAGGAACCATCCAGAGGAGCCGCAGAACAAAAAAGCAATAAACACCCAAACAACAATTCTTGGACGACCGACGTGAAAGCTCTGCTGAAAAAGTGAGTGTTTTAAACTGTGTAGTGATGGTTGTCGCTGGCTTTACCCCGTGTCTCTTGTGTCACTcacatttctctctctctctgtagccCGAGCTTTATGCTTTCCATGCTGGGATTCACAACTGTGACATTTGTTTCCGGCTCCCTCTCCCACTGGGCTCTGTCCTTCTACAAGCGGGCCCGGGTCATCCTATACAGAAGTGATCCATGTCAGACTGCAATATGTCAATTTGATGACAGGTAAACGCTTATTTACTGTGTGTGCCAGGAGGTTGTGAGGGCGGCTATCTCCCATTATGTCCATACTCTTCCTTTCTCTACCTGAGTTTTGGGCACGGCTACGCGGTGAGTGGTCAGGGCTCCTGGCAGCCATCTATTTACAGGGTAGGTTCAGACATGGGGTGTTAAATGTGGATTTTACTGCGAATTTGCCTCAGATTTCACTCTTTGCAATGCTAAGGGAAAAATTCACTGTAAAAATGTACACATTTCCGCAACGTGTATTTGCAGTGAATAAATACTTGTGGATATTTATTTGCCAAACCGCACAAAAAAATCTTCAACAATTCTGTGATATAAAACCTCACCCTCATAGTGTATATAGACTGCTACGTGACTGTCTGCTCTATACTGACAAGATATTTGGGATAGGTCCATAGAGAGCCCTGTCAGCCTGAGAACAGAGTTTATGGATTTAATCTTTAGATACATGCAGATAGTTGGAGCAGTAGTCATACTCAGGTCCTTTAATCATCATTTATATACAATTGTGGAGAATCCATTTGATGACCTCTATAATCTCTTTCTTTGCAGTCTGATTTTTGGCATGATCACTGTGATCACCGGAATCGTGGGAGTTGGAGCTGGCGTGGAGATAAGCAAGAGGTTCAGGAAAATCAACCCGCGGGCAGACGCATTAGTCTGTGCGTGCGGAATGCTGGGTGGCGCCCCTTTCCTGCTCTTGGCTTTGTTATTGGCAAGTTTCAGCCTTGTGGCCTCCTATGTAAGTGGCTGATGAACAGCTTTCTGTCATTGATGTTCTTTCTTTTAATTATATTAAAAAGGTGAAGAAACAATATCCATACACATACCtgtagatatacatacatatacacctatACATACAATCATACTGTATATAGCTGTGGATACcaaacacacacagatatacagctTTACATACACATACTGTTATCTTTAGGcagacatatataaacatacagtacacctttacatacatacatgcagtgTATACCTGTGAAtatcatacacatacagatatactgctatacatacacatagacacacatgtattcatacacatatacattattatacagtgtAAGGTCTATACGCAGGTTTAATACCCACCCTGTGCATCAGAGTTCAGGATAAGAGGTAACTTATTGTACTGCCCCCTCCCCGTATTCCCCATTTAGTCTTTTCTGAATGTTTTGTCTCCCCTCAGATCTTCATCTCCATCGGGGCGTTATTGCTGGCACTGAATTTTGCCATTGTGGACGACATCCTGCTGGTAAGTGATCAGAAACCACGAGGATGTTTCTCTATTACAGCTAAAATTACATTTATGTCGCCTGTTGTCTATTTTCCGGCCTAGTTTATGAAATGCCACTGACTCTGCAATAACTGCCAGACAAGAGACGGAGGACACTACAAGTACAGACTGCGCTGTCTGCAGATATTGTAGTGCAGATATTCCGTCACTTTGTCTGGCTGCCATTGTTGAGTTAGGTTCAGTAACTGTTTCCTTCTGCCTACTCAGAATGTCCTCTTGTTTTAGAGTGTGGTGACCCCCAGAAGACGATCCACAGCAGAGGCCCTACAAATAATTGTGTCCCACCTGCTGGGTGATGCATGGAGCCCCTCTCTGATCGGAGTGGTAAGTATTAGTTACATCATCGTCCTAAAGGGTATATAAACAAAATTCTTTACCGTCGGGGTCAGTCTTAGCCTGCATGACACCCTTTGTGAACAACTTACAACGCACATACATTTCACACAAAGGAGACAGCACTAATACAGTACACCCCCACCAAACAGACAGTAAAGATATAgccaccatatagtgcacacacaatgcccatacagcaccctcagtgAGGAGCTGTCACTCACCACCACCTACAGTCTGCTGTCactggatttctgcattaatATCCAGCATCCGCTGTCTGaaaaaaatctacacatattCTATTTCCCATAATTCATCTTACATAACAATGTGTTATTTTCTTATCCTCAGCTATCTGACCTCATCCGCAGAGGAAAGCCAGAATCCGACCTGCTGATGTTTAACAGCCTGAAATATGCCCTCATGGTCTGCGTATTCGTGAGCGCTATCGGAGGAGGATTGTTCTTGGCATCTGCCCTCTTTCTTGAGAAAGACCGAAAGAGGGCAGACATGGAGTCTGAAGGTATCTACCCTGTCTGTGTGTATGTCCACTGTCTACTCATGTGTCCTGCAGAATTAAAGTGCAGCTCAACCTTCGATTTACACTGGCTCTATGGTCAGAAAATGTTAAATAATCACAAATCCCTAATCCTATTCTAATGCGTTaacaaatacttatttttttagtgttGAAAACCATGGTTTATGGTAATCGTTAGTGGGGGAAATTGTCTTTTCTGACAGACGGTAGAAAGATAGTGAATTTTATAGTCCTTCACCAAGATTATGATTCGATAGAGTGCTCCACAATTATCAAAGACAAAACCACTGGAGTAGAAGTGGAGtttcttaaaacataacttttactgTTGTTCCTTTTCAACAACTCATTGACCATCTAGTGGTATGAAGTAGAATAATATAAAATGAGAATTATCTGATAATGTATTCCTACAAAAACAggcttatttgtttttttatcttaACAGGATGAAGTCTTGGACATTTTATATTGATTTGTCCATGGCTACACTGGTTCTTGAGAGCAAAAGAACGCTGTCCTTAATCTCCACACGAGGACAAATATAAAGTGAACAAGTTTTGGAGCTCCTCAGACATTTACCGTAATGAGCAGCAGGGCTCTGCTGCTCAAGGCATAACTATAATGTTTCCAAACAACCACTAAAAGTTTCAGTGCATGCAGAATCAAGAACACCACATAGAACATGTACTCTTGCAACAGGAAACCAATAGTTGGCAGTGGACGTCATGAATGCAAAGCTGCCATGACCTACCCTGTTACTGAATCCAGTGGTTTAAACATTATAGATTCTACACCGACAATTGAGGGAACTGGACCTAGAGTGTCTGCAATTCCAAAGATTGCATTGAGGAAGAAAACAAGACCTACCTCACAGACTCATTCATATGGAATTTCCACTGAGTTCTTCCTCGGAAAAGCATCCCAAGGAATTTGCATGAATACCAGCAAACATAGGTCCACCTCAAAGGATTTTTTTCTGTGCCTGTGTctcagctgagtcacagtgccaaacTGGACTTGACAAATCTTTGGACTACAGATCTGGATCCCTAGACTGTGTCTAAAAAATGACAAATGTttctgcctgtggctcggctgactcacagtgccaacccggatgtGACAAATCTTTGGACTACAGATGTGAATCCCCGGACTCCGTGTGGATAAAGCTCACAAAGAATGAGAATTGTCaatgcctgtggctcggctgagtcacagtgccaacccagAGATGGTGTTTTTGTGAAATAAACTCACAAAGAATGACAAATATCGCTGCCTGTGActcagctgagtcacagtgccaacccagACACTGAAGTCTTTATGAAATAACATCCTAAAGAATGACAAATCTcactgcctgtggctcggctgagtcacagtgccaaacCAGACCAGGAGTCTTTATGCAACAACTTCACAAAGAATAACAAATGTCACTGTCTGTGGcttggctgagtcacagtgccaacctGGACATGATTAGTGCCACCTACCAACGATTTATGGCAACTAACAACATGACTCAACTGGAATACCTTTCATCCACATTGCACCAACAGAAGAGACTGCCGTTACAGACCATCTCTagataaaaaaaagaattttagGTATAGCATATTTTACCTGCTTCTGGTTACACCTTAAATTCCTTCATGTATACCAACCTTATGTGGAAAATTTTGTAGTcatgttattttaataaaaacatcAAAACCTAAACAAAGTGTATTATTATATAAGTAACAAAATACCTTGGAAAACTGTCTTTGCTCTTAAATTTTCTGATATATCACATGTTCTGGATTAATAGAAAAGTGTAGGGAAAAGCTACTGAAAGTCATAAAATCCAATCAGAGAAAAAgtcaggattgaaatctaggcaGCAGCTACTTCTCCCTTAAATACGTAAGCCACAttgttaatacaaaaaaataaacatggaACACAGAGCCAGCTGATCACTCATTCCAGATTAGGCGTACACTCGCTGTTTGTCTGGAAAACCTGTACGCTACCACTATAGAAAAACCAATATAACCAATGAACCTGCCTTACAGTCACTATATAgttgtcagataccagttctacatagGGGGTCTGCTGAGTATTATCTCACTGCAGACTATGAAAGCGTATACGGTACTAATCAGACTCAGAATAAATAATGATTAAATCCAGTGAATCACAGTTGACATCTTCTCTAATTGAAGTCCTTCACTTTCAGTTTCTTCTCCATTTGGCCCCAGACATCTTTGACCACTATCTTATACAGTTTATCCTCAGCCTTTGTAGCAACACAAATtctgaccccagagcagacccataaataaatccaGACACCAAACTTATAAGAAAAATTCATATACCACATCAGATGTCAAATTAATTTAGACTTCAAACAAGACaacaaaattaatttagaccgtATAACCCCTACATTACTTCAGACCCCCAAgattaattcagactccagaccaaaggccaaaataaatttagacctcagaccagactcctaCATTATGTCAGACTGCAGACCAGACTCCTACATtacagcagtagtacagcgattacatagcgtACAGCTGGGtctgtcacatgacgaagagtcgtgtcgtcatgaagttaGACCGTGTCACTAGACTTCTGGTCACCCGGCAGCattgtaaaaatctattaaaatatcatcatcatcgtgacaggggaccggaatgtatattagtcgtgtactcacatactgcagtgaacatactgctaataattttcggtccccacataacccctttaacattttattattattttttgtcatgAGTTTTATATATCTAAATATCTTGGCTCCGTATTTGCTACTATCTTACAGACTATTTTTATGGGTGTTCTTTGGCTCAGAATCAGTCATGGGCCCCTAACATCCCAAATTACAAGTGATTTTGCTTCTTATCACTGGATGAAGCAGCCACATAACTGTCCACATTGTCATTCATTATCACACTGGTCTAGTCAGGtttgtattttttctttgtcTGAAATTCAACCATACATTTTTACAGTCGgatggagctctgtttttctgatacagagctctaaatcccaTATTTCCCTTAAAGAGGACTTATCCCTTTATGAAAGACAAAACTCATAAGAAGAGGACTACTGACATGACGCAGGGTGTGCAGTCCATGTAACGCTCTCACTAGCCCCCCGACGTCCGCGACTGCAGACTTCCATGTCCGACCCGTCGCCTCCCTCcaaggagacgtcagcgctcGCATCCGTCAAGCCGTGCACTGGTCTCCATGGTGCgcgcgttcccggccttaaagggccagcgtacaCACATGAGATTAATTATAAAATCAtccccagatcatcctggactataaaaagggctctgccctgttaaagggctggtataatagcggggTTCACTTACTCGTGTcatccactattactacctcctttataatcagggtcactaggtttatgcctagttcccctacccttttcttatactaacgttagtctacttgctttgctactaagtaagCGTATACGACTGAATAgtcaataaagggtaatatttattactaactatacatacacttacatataaaatacatggGATAACATACGCCAACCCCCAGAAATACCATAAATAAAGACAAGCATACAAATAGTTGGAAATAAAAGGCTGTGGTGTTTATTATGGGtaacaaatatattaataaatctttataatcaacttgaataactgaataattaaataaataatgtcataTACTGAAATGTCCAATAAATAAGCACTTGTCCACACAGCATTAGCTGAGCGACAACCCACTAACAAACACCGCGACAGGAATTCCGTCCATGAAAAAAGTGGAGGGTGGGCGTGGCTTCTTCAAACGGCTTCCTCTTCAGACTAACTGCTGATCGGACCAGACAGCAAGGGCTTTTATACTCCAGGATTTCCCATCGCTCAGCTGctcaaaccaatccctggactgttgccaacatctgcctggtcacgAGGTCAAACCTGAGGGAACTTCCAGAACAAGGTAAATACCAAAACACACCCCACAGTAGGGGTGTGGGAAGATACCAAGACATAAATAGGGGGAAAATCAGAATATAGAACAAACAAGAGAACAGAATAAAGGAAAAGAAGGATAGAAAAAGGGGGAAAACAGGGGGGTGTGAAGTGATCCCCTGGGTCCCACAAGCTATGCGCTCTAAAGGGGGGCCtctcaccaaacacagaacacagtagctgatcaccgtatagtatcagtataccccaatacataaaacaagttaatatatactgagtaactcacactatacgtagtacagtataaacacggtatcacaatcctaatttataccaccacccacttatctaaacatacagtGCATTCACTCATGCTTGCTTCTGTGAGATCCGCCTCCACCTGGCTCTAACTAaaatacatagaagttacgttacaatacaatacacatgctcactgtttctttCACACTCCCTCCTAGCAATAACTGTCCCTGTGAACTAAAGGGTTAACAGGGGataaggaggataaagggttaacaaagggaatgggttgctgtgtaccaCAGGTAGCAGATAAATGGtgagaaagggttaaacaggtaccaggggatgtacaggtaccaggggatatgcaggtaacgTGCAGGCAGGTAGGAAAGTGTTGAAGTAAGGAAGGGGAAGAGGgttacgtgtagctgctgctacacgtggatacttagaggTTCATGTGGTAATCAGGATCTGTTGAGGGAGGCAGGAGGCAAGAGAGTGAAGTGTGGgacagtttgtccttttaaaccccccgtgcacttctgtatgacatcacgtgctcatgcacgtgcaagtggggggggggcatggaactgtttatggctccccccatgcaatctcattacctggtgacGGGGGAGGGCAGGCAGTGGGAATGTGTCCACTGTCTTCTCCCACCTCCCCCGGAGGCTAGAGATACacttttctggagggacaaatatatatatctacactcaaatgtacatagatataaatatataaaacacttccctttacagccctttcactccttgcctgagcgttgttgtgtatttccATGTTAGTCCAGcacatggtcccttagtcgtatcctgtttccagtgttcccgtgccctgctaccagtataccgtgctgtgtttgttcctgtgccctttctcgtgttggagtcgtgttgtgccatctgccatgcctgctgtcatacaccccgtctggtgtcatctgccactccttgtatcatccaccacgtttggcgttatctaccgtcaagttccatctgtgcctaagcctcttcttctgcctggactattacaggaactcttgtgctaggactttgcatagactttgtatactgttgtttggccagctgctactccgctacggcggtgcggcctagtgggtccacatacccacggtttGTGACTGTCCACTTCTCATGAGGTTTTTTAGTATACAAATAAAGAAAAGTTTATTGCAGACTCTTAACCATACAAGCCCCAACACCGGGTGAACACCAAAACATTGTTGCATTTAAAAATTACACTAATTGATTCTTTGGTATAATAAGCAGACAAGTTGATCACTTTAAAGATAACAGTATTGAGCTGCAGAGAGACGAGGGTTTGTCATTTTAAGATAAGAATAGTCGTATAGGATACAAAGTGGCGTACCTTCCACGGAGATAGACCACGCCACTGCTATGGAGCCTGTGGTGTTAGGGGGCCGAAACTGAACGGTTTCTTCTGCTTTCTGACACAGTTTCAGCATTTGTCTGCAGCCAGCAAGATCAGTTCATACATATGtttacagctcccattgagttcaatagaaGCTGTACAAATCCATATACACCAAACgcgccctagtggtggctgtcggCATCTAGAGTTTAATCATTTAAATCTTTCTGGGAAAAATGTATGAATGTGTTTATGACAGTTTTCTGGCATTAACATTTGGG
Protein-coding regions in this window:
- the LOC142656438 gene encoding protein spinster homolog 1-like, which encodes MASRHENVDVEKGLLAPPCEMDKDDGESPRAENVHDRTGISYTRSIVIVGILFYINLLSYMDRLSVTGALPYLEKSFNLKDSGSGLLQAVFLCSFMLVAPVFGYLGDHWNRKYLLCIGITLWSASILGSSFIPDKYFWLFLLMRGLVGIGAASYSTIAPSIIADLFVADQRSRMLSIFWTAIPVGCGLGYIMGAKVTSALGGDWHWALRIIPGLGIIAVLLLIFFMKEPSRGAAEQKSNKHPNNNSWTTDVKALLKNPSFMLSMLGFTTVTFVSGSLSHWALSFYKRARVILYRSDPCQTAICQFDDSLIFGMITVITGIVGVGAGVEISKRFRKINPRADALVCACGMLGGAPFLLLALLLASFSLVASYIFISIGALLLALNFAIVDDILLSVVTPRRRSTAEALQIIVSHLLGDAWSPSLIGVLSDLIRRGKPESDLLMFNSLKYALMVCVFVSAIGGGLFLASALFLEKDRKRADMESEG